Genomic window (Oryza sativa Japonica Group chromosome 3, ASM3414082v1):
TAATTGAGATTAATCACTCCATACTGTACGACGATAATAACTCCTCCATCTGTTCCAATAAGCATTTAATTTTCTTCTATCAAAATACTTGTCATagatactcatattttattatttttagagaGCTAACTTTCCCTTCCTACCATACAACCACAACAATActagttactccctccttccaaaaatctGAGACCTATTTCTTTTTCATTAAAACTAAGAAGTAATTAACTCACTCACCATGTGGCAAAACCAATAAACATACAACCAATAAGTACTAGAATACTTTTTGGTTTCTGATCAAccatttaatttagcacatagtgattacaaataggacttagatttttggaaaaaccaaagaatgaaataggtctcagatttttggaaggagggagtacttcacACGAGGTTTTTGTACTTGTTTTAACAAGAAAAATAATTAGGACATAATTAATCAAGGTAACTGTATATGTAATTTGTCCTTTTTTGTTAGAATTATAAGTAAATTGAAACAGGGAAGACTATGCTCCATATGTCAATGCAAAAGCACAGCATGTGCCATGAGACCATAGTACAAAAAAACGGTATCGGGCCGGCGGTTGAGCTGGAAAAAACCGGAACCGGCGACTTTGGTGGcttggttaaaaaaaaagaccgcCCCTGCAATCAAACAAGTAAAAAACCAGTGAACCGGGCGGTTTTTATGGGAGCCGGTGAACCGGTAGTTGTTTTTTAATAATCGAACTGGTTTAAAATTTATCCTCGCAGTATGGCATtatgaatttattatgttacaacgctatatttttttatgttgtggcgatataataatagatatactagtttatttatacatattttcactaatttgtgatgattatatatttaaaataatgcaaatcaaatataatattaataaataaaaaaccgGTGGTTCGACCGGTGAACCGGTGAACCGACGACTAGAGCGGGTTGACCTCCGGTCCGGCTTTTTTACTATGCATGAGACTGAATAAGTACGGCTCAGTGCCGCCTACCATTTCGTCATTAATATATTTTCTCTCGAATCAAATCCATATTGTTTGGCCGGAAGTTGGCACTTCTATTACTAAAAAAAGAATAGAATCCAGTATATTTTTAGTACGTATTTCATTCAAGCGTCGCCAAACGTTGGTTCAGCCAGCCAATCAATCAAGATTATCCATTTTGAATAAATTAGTTCATGGCGAGATTCACCATCTAGTTTAGTAAACCAAGCTGAATGATTGTAGTGGCCTCTGCTCTAATTGGCAGGATTTGCTCCGATCTGCTGACTGATAAGTACGTACGTGCTACGACTTTGCCTCCAGCTTTTGATCAGCTTCACACTAATAATACGTCATCGttccgtttcaaaataaacaaattgATCTTATTGatatgctccctccgtttctaaatatttgacgccgttgactttttaaaatatatttgaccattcatcttatttaaaagtttaagcaattattaattttttcatatcatttgattcattattagaTATacttatatgcatatatatagttttacatatttcacaaaagttttgaataagacgaacggtcaaacatgctaaaaagtcaacggtgttaaatatttagaaacggactagatttatttattttaatatgaGGGAAGTACGAATAATTCACGATAACATGCCAAGAACTCCTCAATGCAAAACGGCACATACGTACAAATTCCTTGCACACGAGAACTTgttaggaattttttttatttataattttttttattaaaagttttacaaaaataattttccattttgaaaattgacggaaatagtcgcctaccgccctctgggagggcgatttttaaaaatcgccctcccagagggcggcgaaaatgacgtggcagacggccgttcgctctcgggcgacggccgtcaacgaaatttgcaggcggcccccttgccgccctccgcgagggcgattttgtactgtgcggggggccgcctgcaaatgggcggcgagggggggcatggaaatttgcaggcggcccccttgccgccctccgcgagggcgattttgcactgtgcgggggcccgcctgcaaatgggcggcgagggggcatggaattttgcaggcggcccccttgccgccctgggggagggcgattttgtactgtgctctatattttttttatataaatatcaatagttatcaaatctttttatattgaaaactatacaagattaaaatctccaagattggtaaaatacaattttattattttttagggcatatttggaatgttaccgtacaaatattttgttaatgccaaaatataagcaagttttggcactaccaaatatttggtaaggtaaaattgcatttgatcatatttggtttgctgccaaaatgtaaaattgtagtgaagaatgttgtacataatctcaattctagattacgtattaccaattaataggcttccattttcgtgtgtggtgtggtagtgggaaagaagatatgaagaggttgccttcagattgtcaattatatagcgtcgttttcactgcaatatatgtgaactcaatgagatacattattcattagatgtgacaagacgatcacgcgtgggcgtgattcactttatgtcaacaggcagcgccgaaagttgatagtgataactcgagctgccgcttttcatgtgtgctgttgtggactgtgcgcgctactggatatggcactaccgtgaagcgccgaaagtgtgttgttgtgagcataagttgttcaagcaccatacgaatgaaaagaactacgtagacgagacaaacacaagtagtactgcagtagtaatagcaaaagtagtactgctttacaagtttgtaaaccaaaagaaacggtcacataaggactgaagaggtagaacactactgacgaggcctcttacccctgtccctcctaccctgcgccctaatgtgcccctgggagtacgtgagtcggtccgggggtacggcacggccaacccgtcctgcctgtacaggtgtgacctctggctgctcctgagtgtgcgcctctggagctcctccaagctgagaggagcctagtacgtcctggtggtctgcaccgtgcaagtcgtcgtcgtagaactggctagtaggaccagtcctaccggcgtgagacgaagaggccccagtaccgaagatcccggctgcaaatcctgctggacaaggaccatcagtttcgtataggtatttaacagtattaataaaaagtaaagtaccgtgtgggcgagggatcgacgctccgtgagaggaagagctggcgaacgcgcctgaagaggtggcgaacgcccctgcggagctcgcggaagcgccggtcgtgcctgcgaacgcgctcgaaggcatacgaggtcctgcgatgaggaaacgtgcagttaaaacatggtgacacattcgtgcaaaagctgaaacaaaaatgaactaatatctgggctgaactgtaccgtgcgaaaccggtgctgtaggtcgcactgctccgaagctaggggcgctcgaagacaaacgaggtcctgctccgacggtaggaccgcgaggccgtgggtgtaccggaccagctggaggtacgacgtccacggcgctgcgacaggagaagacgcgcatgaccgcacgcatcttctcctgcatccggtcgaaggtcgacctctgctcaacgtcagtcaagtgcaaacctctgttcaacctcacctggactgcggtgatatcggcactgatatcccgtgccgcatcagcctatgcaagatggaaataaaaaattcagtagttgtcctatattatgcaagataaatgacataattgttggaagtaatacaaattggacgtaccgccacgaagtagtctcggtcacggtgcgtgggatacgcgtccgtgacagcggcaacgtgcggctctggggcgtctggagtgaaggtcacacgcgcacgagtgcgaggaaggtaccagcgaaggtagtcacggtagttctcctccgtgtgtgggaagagctcgttgatcacctcctctgtagctaacacccagtcgtcaacgtactgctgtacacgtggagcccaaagtgcgcctgctagctgtccccgtcgagtcaacctgtgaagagaggtaaattgtatggctcgatgatgtaattatcataaaaatttagaaatgaacaatccgaactcacgagtggtcggcaggggggacggtcggctgcacgttgccgggaaacacctgcctaagtccgaactgtctcatcacacgctgcggccagtgaggctcaacgaaaatgtcgaacaccatcggcaggatggtgagccagtaagcctggtcgcgtgtgcacaaggacgaaagtcctagcggtgctctcgcagcgacggcctcttctgtgtacggctcccagatgacgtcgctcggctggagacggtcaaactcgaacacgaagtccgggtaaccacgtctcacctggacgtgagcgtaacgacgctgcaataaacatgatcggaattagacatgttatgtgaaggaaaaaaaaagaagaggactgataaacttataacgcagcgaagttgcactaaccccacgtcg
Coding sequences:
- the LOC136355826 gene encoding uncharacterized protein, encoding MFTSTHGHAVDFRLVHYARSIADAQPQDVPQWSWGSAVLAATYRALCEACTKTDAGAIIAGCPMLLQLWAAERFAIGRPVVDSAPYGVGRSAQWPEDGPTMGTYWCRRGRRYAHVQVRRGYPDFVFEFDRLQPSDVIWEPYTEEAVAARAPLGLSSLCTRDQAYWLTILPMVFDIFVEPHWPQRVMRQFGLRQVFPGNVQPTVPPADHSLTRRGQLAGALWAPRVQQYVDDWVLATEEVINELFPHTEENYRDYLRWYLPRTRARVTFTPDAPEPHVAAVTDAYPTHRDRDYFVAADAARDISADITAVQVRLNRGLHLTDVEQRSTFDRMQEKMRAVMRVFSCRSAVDVVPPAGPVHPRPRGPTVGAGPRLSSSAPSFGAVRPTAPVSHGPRMPSSAFAGTTGASASSAGAFATSSGAFASSSSHGASIPRPHGFAAGIFGTGASSSHAGRTGPTSQFYDDDLHGADHQDVLGSSQLGGAPEAHTQEQPEVTPVQAGRVGRAVPPDRLTYSQGHIRAQGRRDRGKRPRQ